Within Chlamydiota bacterium, the genomic segment AAAGGGGGCTGCTGTTCCAATATATCCAAGGTAGAGAATGGGAGGATGAATCAGCATCGCAAAATATTGAAGAAGGGGATTTAAGCCCTTTCCATCTTCTGGCTGATAAGGATAGATCAGCCCATTTCCATGATCCAGGGCTAGTTCCTTGAAGGGATTTGCCACAATAACGTTGAGAATGAGAAAGAAAAAAGTAATACTAATCAATACGAAAATCACATAAGGAATGAGGGAACTATGGTGATTTTTATTTTGGTGGACAATGATAACGCTATAACACGAAAGGATCCAGGACCAGAAAAGAAGAGATCCTTCCTGCCCTCCCCAAAGCGCTGCAATTTTATAAGGGATAGGGAGCGCCTGATTAGAATATTTGGCTACATATTCAATTTGAAAATGATTCATTAGAAGTTCTGAAACCAGACACACTACAGCCAAAGTGATAAGTGTGCAGACGCAATAAACCGCATGGCGAGAGCTTTGAACAAACGCGAAATGGTTTATTTTTGCGCCCCAAAGAGCCGATAAGATTGCATAGACTGAAAAAACTAAAGCGGACATCAGAGAAAGATTACCGAGCAGGCTCATAAATTAGTCCAAAAATCAAATTTTAAAAATCAAAATGACAAATTAAAATCTAAAACTTTAACCTAATTATTTTTTGTCTTTCATCGTTAAGATGCTAGAGGCTAGGATATTAGATATTTCAGTTAATTCATTTAGCAATATATTCGATTTTTCAATATTGCTTCTATCTATTTCCATTAAAATTTCTAACCAAAATTTTGATTCATTGGCAGATTTTAAGGCATGAGTAAAGAAGTTGATAAAATCCTTTCTGGAACTTGCAGCTCTTGCCTCAAAATAGTTAGCACCAATACTTGTTCCACTGCGGATCAGCTGGTCAGAGATAATTTGAAAAACTCTTCCAGTGGGCAATGAGTCGATATGTCCAACCAGCGCTAAAATAAAAGATTTGAGTCTCTGTTTGAACTCATTTTTGAATTGCTCTTTTTTAATTTTTGGATTTTCCAATGTCATTTTGATTTTTGATGTTTGATTTTTGGATTTGAAAAGTCCCTTCATATTTCGAGGCGCACTTGGCTTGAATCTTTTGGGCTTGGAATATACCCTCAGGAGTGAGTTTCCCCTCTGCAACAGCTTGGGTACCTCCTTTGAAGCTATCAGGGATAGGATCGCGACCCAAATATCGAACGGGAATAACAAGATCACCTTGTGAGATTTGAAAAAGAAGGTCGGTGTCTTTTCTTTCAATAGAATTTTCCACAACAATTCCAGCAACACGAACTCTTTTTTGATAGGCCTCCGTCCCCATTTGTTTGAGTTCGTCAATGGTTACATAATAAGCCTTGCTTTCTTCAAAGCCTGAAAAGGCAAGCCAGGCTAAGGCTCCTAAAATAATTAAAATTCCTAGAGTGAATTTTATTTTCTTTGGGTTCATTTGTAGCGTTGTACCTTAATTTAAGACGGAAAATAACATTTTCTCGAGATCATAGCACAAAGTTATTTGTTCGAGAATCCCAAAATCCCGATGCCTTCTGAATCGGGATTTGGGAGAATAAAATTCGTGCATCAAAGGAAGGATAAAAGGTATAATTCCTTCTCTATGAAAGAAAAGCTGAGTGAATTTGTTCAACAACTGATTCAAGAAAAGTGGGGGGATCAATATGCTCTCGCTGATATCCTATCCCAGGAATACGGCTATAGTCTTATTTTTACAAATAAAAAAGATCAGAATCGATTTTCTCCTACGATGATTCCTTCACGGTGGGTCTATGATTTTTTTGTAAAGAAATCCGATGTGGCTAGACGAAAGATCGAGATAGAAGTTGAGGTTGCTTTTGATAAAGAAGTCATCAGCGGCTAAGGTCTTGGAAATATCAACCTTTTAAGAGACTGTTTTAAAAGAGAGTGACAACGTTATGAAAAAACAAACAATATCGGATGATTTAATTGAAAACCGCATTGTTGAAATTTTGAAGTTTGTTGGCGAAGATCCAAGTCGAGAAGGGCTTCAAAAAACTCCACATCGGGTAAAAGAATCTCTTCGCTATTTAACTTCGGGGTATTCTAAGGATGTAGAGAAGGTTTTAAACGGGGCCACTTTTGAAGAACCGTGCGACGAAATGGTCACGGTCCGCGATATTGAAATTTTTAGTTTATGTGAGCATCATTTATTGCCTTTTTATGGAAAGTGCCATGTCGCCTATATTCCAGATGGGAGGATCATCGGCCTTAGTAAAATCCCAAGAATTGTCGAGGTCTTTGCTCGAAGATTGCAAGTTCAAGAGCGTTTAACGACTCAAATTGCGAATTCTTTAAATGAGGCGCTTCATCCTCTGGGAGTAGGAGTGGTGGTGGAGGCCTTTCATTTATGCATGGCCATGCGTGGAGTTGAAAAGCAAAATGCCTTTGCGGTCACAAGTTCAATGCTAGGTGCTTTTCGTAATGACAGAGGAACAAGAATGGAGTTTTTAAATTTGATTGGGACGAGAACGCGGAGTTAAAAGTGAGGTCCATTTTGTAGTTGCCCCATTCATGGGGCTCTCCCTCGCATGAACTGCCCGATTCATCCCCCCACCCAATCTATCTAAGGTGGCGGGATTGTTTAGCGGTCAATGCACGGGTCATAAGCTTATGAACGCGCTAAAGATATGGGTGGGGGGATAAATCGGGCGACTACAAAAAACATTATGAAAAAAACATATCATTCAAGATCCGCCTTTACCGCAGTAGAGCTTGTTAT encodes:
- a CDS encoding four helix bundle protein, whose translation is MTLENPKIKKEQFKNEFKQRLKSFILALVGHIDSLPTGRVFQIISDQLIRSGTSIGANYFEARAASSRKDFINFFTHALKSANESKFWLEILMEIDRSNIEKSNILLNELTEISNILASSILTMKDKK
- a CDS encoding cytochrome c maturation protein CcmE — its product is MNPKKIKFTLGILIILGALAWLAFSGFEESKAYYVTIDELKQMGTEAYQKRVRVAGIVVENSIERKDTDLLFQISQGDLVIPVRYLGRDPIPDSFKGGTQAVAEGKLTPEGIFQAQKIQAKCASKYEGTFQIQKSNIKNQNDIGKSKN
- the folE gene encoding GTP cyclohydrolase I FolE; this translates as MKKQTISDDLIENRIVEILKFVGEDPSREGLQKTPHRVKESLRYLTSGYSKDVEKVLNGATFEEPCDEMVTVRDIEIFSLCEHHLLPFYGKCHVAYIPDGRIIGLSKIPRIVEVFARRLQVQERLTTQIANSLNEALHPLGVGVVVEAFHLCMAMRGVEKQNAFAVTSSMLGAFRNDRGTRMEFLNLIGTRTRS